A genomic stretch from Flavobacteriales bacterium includes:
- a CDS encoding polysaccharide deacetylase family protein produces the protein MEILIYSQHKTSRVAYTFKQVFSVLLKIPYRITQDLQEFVSYNGPKFSYANKTIHQDLHFHAQGLLWEKGIGYPEIILGYHKSTPCIFQHGNHESALNFDPFSAIFFFLSRYEEYWAHIKDTHGRFPAKESFLYENGLLEKPLVDIWALLVFEKIQEKYPEIPKPKRSFKAINSLDIDSAYAYRAKGILRTTGILAKKLFRFELGAIFEIISVLLKRKKDPYDTFDFIIKKRKEYPKVDHLFFILLGEYDTYDTNIHPKQKSFQSIIKSLADYGKVGIHPSYRSNTDIQILKKEIKTLQNIIHREVENSRQHFLKLTIPDTYRNLIENNIETDYTMGYASVNGFRAATCTPFAFYDLDLEYETPLQITPFCVMESSLYYYQKLNPQEAKASINRLVEEVKNVDGTFVSLWHNESLSETGHWQGWQSVYEHLIKKMNDALD, from the coding sequence ATGGAAATCCTCATTTATTCCCAACACAAAACCAGCAGAGTTGCCTATACCTTTAAGCAGGTATTCTCAGTGCTTCTTAAAATACCCTACCGTATTACACAAGATCTTCAAGAATTTGTGTCTTACAACGGTCCAAAATTTTCTTATGCAAATAAAACGATTCATCAAGATCTTCATTTTCATGCACAAGGACTTCTTTGGGAAAAAGGAATAGGATACCCAGAAATAATTTTAGGATACCATAAATCTACCCCCTGTATTTTTCAACATGGAAACCATGAAAGCGCTTTAAATTTTGATCCATTTTCTGCTATTTTCTTTTTCCTATCGAGATATGAAGAATATTGGGCACATATAAAAGATACACACGGCAGATTCCCCGCAAAAGAAAGTTTCCTTTATGAAAATGGTTTGCTCGAAAAACCCTTGGTGGATATTTGGGCCTTATTGGTATTTGAAAAAATACAAGAAAAATACCCCGAAATTCCCAAACCCAAAAGAAGCTTTAAGGCCATAAATAGTTTAGATATTGACTCTGCCTATGCTTACCGAGCAAAAGGGATTTTAAGAACTACTGGAATTCTAGCAAAGAAATTATTTAGGTTTGAATTAGGAGCAATTTTTGAAATCATCTCGGTGCTCCTAAAAAGAAAAAAAGACCCTTATGATACTTTTGATTTTATTATCAAAAAAAGAAAAGAATATCCAAAAGTAGATCACTTGTTTTTTATTCTTCTCGGAGAATACGATACCTATGATACCAATATTCATCCGAAACAAAAAAGTTTTCAGAGTATCATAAAGAGCCTTGCAGATTATGGAAAAGTAGGTATTCACCCTTCTTATCGTTCCAATACCGATATTCAAATCCTTAAAAAAGAGATTAAAACACTTCAAAATATTATTCATAGGGAAGTAGAAAACAGTCGACAACATTTTCTAAAACTAACTATACCAGATACCTACAGGAATTTGATAGAAAATAATATCGAAACAGATTATACCATGGGATACGCCTCTGTAAATGGCTTTAGAGCAGCTACTTGTACGCCTTTTGCGTTTTATGACTTAGATTTAGAATATGAAACGCCTCTACAAATCACCCCTTTTTGTGTTATGGAATCTTCTCTGTATTATTATCAAAAATTGAATCCTCAAGAAGCAAAAGCCAGTATTAACCGCTTGGTAGAAGAAGTGAAAAATGTAGATGGAACTTTTGTAAGCCTTTGGCATAATGAAAGCTTATCAGAGACAGGACATTGGCAAGGTTGGCAATCTGTTTATGAACATCTTATCAAAAAAATGAATGATGCCCTGGATTAA
- a CDS encoding WG repeat-containing protein, with protein MPNKFTKEVITIVITLMTFAPIWGQNIRMQKYFQEQSYFPYRIGDKWGFSDGFGKIKVSPQFDRTFPSPLNSYDEYPMVVLQNNAYFFWNKKEKNRDTTGYKHIKQDYPLGYRITPFEGEKFCLDFRKKPIDCSTIFCGGSYSGSDFHFYKVGNKYGIAYNNFNLKKIKLPAVWDSYNLPRESAFAVVESNGKKGLINKLGKLIVPLHYDEMDYLNHSAVLIVKYQDKYGVINKKNEVVIPFKYDSIRREHGTFRAQKGNLSYYYSPVFIKLYQEE; from the coding sequence ATGCCCAATAAATTTACCAAAGAGGTCATTACCATTGTTATCACTCTCATGACATTCGCTCCTATTTGGGGACAGAACATTAGAATGCAAAAGTATTTTCAAGAACAGAGCTATTTTCCATATAGAATTGGTGATAAGTGGGGATTTTCCGATGGTTTTGGGAAAATAAAAGTGTCTCCTCAATTTGACAGAACTTTTCCATCTCCACTAAACAGTTATGATGAATATCCTATGGTGGTTCTACAGAACAATGCTTACTTTTTCTGGAACAAAAAAGAAAAAAATAGAGACACTACTGGATATAAGCATATTAAACAAGATTATCCTCTAGGTTATAGAATCACACCTTTTGAAGGAGAAAAATTCTGCTTAGATTTTCGCAAAAAACCTATTGATTGTTCAACAATATTTTGTGGAGGCTCATATTCTGGCAGTGATTTTCATTTTTATAAAGTAGGGAACAAATATGGAATCGCCTATAACAATTTTAACTTAAAAAAAATAAAGCTTCCTGCCGTTTGGGATAGCTACAACCTACCTCGAGAAAGCGCATTTGCCGTAGTGGAAAGTAATGGAAAGAAGGGATTGATAAACAAACTGGGTAAACTTATTGTCCCACTACATTACGACGAAATGGATTACCTAAACCATTCAGCCGTTCTGATTGTGAAATACCAAGATAAGTATGGTGTCATAAACAAGAAAAATGAAGTGGTTATTCCTTTCAAATACGATTCTATTAGAAGAGAACACGGTACTTTCCGAGCCCAAAAAGGGAATTTATCCTATTATTATAGTCCTGTTTTTATCAAGCTATATCAGGAAGAATAG
- a CDS encoding DUF2892 domain-containing protein — translation MLNLYYTYNREIKFILIALFLGGAVWQFMEGNIGNGIFLTLLLAIAILLVFFNEFIILALFQMQKNDLAKAEMHLNKIKAPHKLVKKQHAYYHFLKGNMLAQTNLNGAEKHFKQAEKIGLKSGQDLAMVKLGLAGIAMSKRRKMEATKLLNEAKKLDEKKMLAEQIRMYKQHLKRI, via the coding sequence ATGCTAAACCTTTATTATACGTATAACAGAGAGATAAAATTTATCTTAATCGCCTTGTTTTTAGGCGGTGCTGTTTGGCAATTTATGGAAGGAAATATTGGAAATGGTATTTTTCTTACCCTTCTTCTTGCCATTGCCATATTATTGGTCTTCTTTAATGAATTTATCATTCTAGCACTTTTTCAGATGCAAAAAAATGATTTGGCTAAAGCCGAAATGCATTTGAATAAAATAAAAGCACCACACAAACTAGTAAAGAAACAACACGCTTATTACCATTTTTTAAAAGGAAATATGCTGGCTCAAACAAACCTCAACGGTGCAGAAAAGCATTTTAAACAAGCCGAAAAAATTGGACTTAAGTCTGGACAAGATTTAGCCATGGTAAAACTAGGACTTGCAGGAATTGCCATGAGTAAAAGACGTAAAATGGAAGCTACAAAACTCTTAAACGAAGCCAAAAAATTGGACGAAAAGAAAATGCTAGCCGAACAAATAAGAATGTACAAACAGCATTTGAAAAGGATTTAA
- a CDS encoding thioredoxin family protein produces the protein MKRILTLTSLSLLLFSSCGSTTTKNIAKDAENDNNKITKKEVVTPKAAPIKKVTKAESNSPINWVTDINQAFSMAEKENKPVFVFFTGKDWCGWCKKLVAQVFHQKEFVEYANKEYIMLELDFPRRDRSKITPQMVQMSQQLGVRGYPSVFVISPKKEVLGRTGYQRMNAAQYIEHLEAFRNK, from the coding sequence ATGAAACGCATATTAACCCTAACAAGTCTATCACTTCTTCTTTTTAGCTCTTGTGGTTCTACTACCACAAAGAATATTGCTAAAGATGCTGAAAATGACAACAATAAAATAACAAAAAAGGAAGTTGTTACTCCAAAAGCAGCACCTATTAAAAAAGTAACTAAAGCGGAAAGTAATTCTCCAATAAACTGGGTAACAGATATTAATCAAGCATTCTCAATGGCGGAAAAAGAAAATAAACCCGTTTTTGTTTTCTTTACAGGAAAAGACTGGTGTGGATGGTGTAAAAAACTGGTTGCACAAGTTTTTCATCAAAAAGAATTTGTGGAATATGCCAATAAAGAATACATCATGCTTGAGTTGGATTTCCCAAGAAGAGATCGATCAAAAATAACTCCACAGATGGTACAAATGTCCCAACAACTTGGAGTAAGAGGATATCCTTCGGTATTTGTTATCTCACCAAAAAAAGAAGTTCTTGGGAGAACAGGTTACCAAAGAATGAACGCCGCTCAGTATATTGAGCATCTAGAAGCCTTTAGAAACAAATAA